One Ferribacterium limneticum genomic window, GGGCGCCCGGGACGCCGCCTGCCGACTGGTTGATGCTGGCGGATTCGTTGGTCTGTCGACTGCGAATGGCCGTGGTTTCCGGCGTATTGTTCGGCCGGTAGCTCTCGGCCGTTTGCTCGCTTTGGGAAAAGTCGATGTCAGCCGCCACCTGAACCTTGTAGTTCTCACTGCCGAGCATGGGCTTGAGGATGTCCTCGATGCGCCTGATGATGCTGCCCTCTATATCGCGAACATATTTGACCTGGGTAGCGTCGAGGCCGGCCTCGGTCAGCTTGCTTTTCAATTGCGAGATCAGGGCGCCGCTCTGATCGATGACGGTGACGTTGCTGGCCGGCAATTGCGGCACGCTGGACGAAACCAGATGGGTGATGCCGGCGATCTGCGCGCTATCCAGCGAGCGCCCGGCATAGACGTTGAGCATGACTGATGCTGTCGGTTTTTGTTCTTCGCGGACGAATACCGACGGCTTGGGAATGGCCAGATGGACGCGTGCCGACTGCACCGCGCCGATTGACTGGATGGTGCGGGCCAGTTCGCCCTCCAGGCCGCGCTGATAATTGACCTGTTCGGCAAACTGGCTGATGCCGAACTTCTGGTTCTCCATCAATTCGAAACCCACCATGCCGCCGCGCGGCAGACCCTGCGAGGCCAGTTTCAGGCGAATGTCGTGAACGCGTTCGGAAGGAACCTGCACAGCGCCGTTGTCGCTAAAGCGGTGTGGAATGTTTTGCTGCTCGAGGATGGCGACGATCGCTCCGCCGTCCTTTTCGTTGAGATTGGAAAAAAGTGTTTTCCAATCAGGCTGTCGGCTCCAGAGGATCGTGCCGACGATAATGGCGATCATGGCCGCCGTTGCCACCATGAAGACAAGCTTTTGCTGACTGCCTAGCCGGTTGAAGGCGTCGCGCAGACGCTCCAGCGGATTTCCTGCCGGTACGTTTTCTGCTGTCGTCTCAGTTGTTGCTGCCATCAATAGCCGGTCAAATTGCGGTGAAACAGAAGAAGAATCAATCGAGAAGCCAAATTATCCTAGAAATATTCTACTATTACCCGGGCTGAATTCACCCTTTCTTTTTCGATG contains:
- the fliF gene encoding flagellar basal-body MS-ring/collar protein FliF, with amino-acid sequence MAATTETTAENVPAGNPLERLRDAFNRLGSQQKLVFMVATAAMIAIIVGTILWSRQPDWKTLFSNLNEKDGGAIVAILEQQNIPHRFSDNGAVQVPSERVHDIRLKLASQGLPRGGMVGFELMENQKFGISQFAEQVNYQRGLEGELARTIQSIGAVQSARVHLAIPKPSVFVREEQKPTASVMLNVYAGRSLDSAQIAGITHLVSSSVPQLPASNVTVIDQSGALISQLKSKLTEAGLDATQVKYVRDIEGSIIRRIEDILKPMLGSENYKVQVAADIDFSQSEQTAESYRPNNTPETTAIRSRQTNESASINQSAGGVPGALTNQPPVPATAPLTQPATGTSNGQPEKPGEIQGRLDAAGVTAPLNAVGQPINTNKTATVNFEVDKTIRHTKQGMGDIRRLSAAIVINHRKDVDKNGQPVNKAIPDSEMKQINDLVREAMGFNKERGDSISVANAPFTASEKLDSSTPLWKDPETISYAKDIFKYLLIALIVAFLFLKVIQPSLKTMFPSMAERRAATTAEGVAGAAGHVTIAGLDGEPGEDHVRIDHYAAKVQKARDIAQADPKAVANIIKDWMGANAS